A DNA window from Melanotaenia boesemani isolate fMelBoe1 chromosome 6, fMelBoe1.pri, whole genome shotgun sequence contains the following coding sequences:
- the LOC121641945 gene encoding girdin-like isoform X6, with the protein MEKKVLENQTEQVTVKMKMFENQTEQLMLEKRILLNQTEQLMLEKRILLNQTEQLMLEKRVLENQTEQLTMEKKVLENQTEQVTVKMKMFENQTEQLMLEKRILLNQTEQLMLEKRILLNQTQQLMLEKRVLENQTEQVTVKMKMFENQTEQLMLEKRILLNQTEQLMLEKRILLNQTEQLMLEKRILLNQTEQLTMEKKVLENQTEQVTVKMKMFENQTEQLMLEKRILLNQTEQLTMEKKVLENQTEQLTMEKKVLENQTEQVTVKMKMFENQTEQLMLEKRILLNQTEQLTMEKKVLENQTEQVTVKMKMFENQTEQLMLEKRVLLNQTEQLMLEKRILLNQTEQLTMEKKVLENQTEQVTVKMKMFENQTEQLMMEKRRLENQTEQLSRDRDDLNWTLGVILTFNSFPVNEFCPNKKCQSCRTGWIQYQKKCYLFYEDSPWMTWNDSRQYCKDKNADLVVIDDLQEQKFISQNTKYYYDEYHGYWMGLQNNGTTWVWIDGHKDTLQYWKNLFSSTLYALTMPGNNPQQSWNSGNNYFLNKFICEDDKVLIRSN; encoded by the exons atggaaaagaaagtCTTAGAGAATCAGACTGAGCAGGTCACagtgaagatgaaaatgtttgagaaccagacTGAGCAGCTAATGTTGGAAAAGAGAATATTGTTgaatcagactgagcagctAATGTTGGAAAAGAGAATATTGTTgaatcagactgagcagctAATGTTGGAAAAGAGAGTCTTAGAGAATCAAACTGAGCAGCTAACGATGGAAAAGAAAGTCTTAGAGAATCAGACTGAGCAGGTCACagtgaagatgaaaatgtttgagaaccagacTGAGCAGCTAATGTTGGAAAAGAGAATATTGTTgaatcagactgagcagctAATGTTGGAAAAGAGAATATTGTTGAATCAGACTCAGCAGCTAATGTTGGAAAAGAGAGTCTTAGAGAATCAAACTGAGCAGGTCACagtgaagatgaaaatgtttgagaaccagacTGAGCAGCTAATGTTGGAAAAGAGAATATTGTTgaatcagactgagcagctAATGTTGGAAAAGAGAATATTGTTgaatcagactgagcagctAATGTTGGAAAAGAGAATATTGTTgaatcagactgagcagctAACGATGGAAAAGAAAGTCTTAGAGAATCAGACTGAGCAGGTCACagtgaagatgaaaatgtttgagaatcagactgagcagctAATGTTGGAAAAGAGAATATTGTTgaatcagactgagcagctAACGATGGAAAAGAAAGTCTTAGAgaatcagactgagcagctAACGATGGAAAAGAAAGTCTTAGAGAATCAGACTGAGCAGGTCACagtgaagatgaaaatgtttgagaatcagactgagcagctAATGTTGGAAAAGAGAATATTGTTgaatcagactgagcagctAACGATGGAAAAGAAAGTCTTAGAGAATCAGACTGAGCAGGTCACagtgaagatgaaaatgtttgagaatcagactgagcagctAATGTTGGAAAAGAGAGTATTGTTgaatcagactgagcagctAATGTTGGAAAAGAGAATATTGTTgaatcagactgagcagctAACGATGGAAAAGAAAGTCTTAGAGAATCAGACTGAGCAGGTCACagtgaagatgaaaatgtttgagaaccagacTGAGCAGCTAATGATGGAAAAGAGAAGATTGGAGAATCAGACCGAGCAACTGAGCAGAGACCGAGACGACCTCAACTGGACACTGGGAGTCATCCTGACATTCAACAGCTTTCCAGTAAACGAATTTTGCCCCAACAAAA AGTGTCAGTCGTGTCGCACCGGCTGGATTCAGTACCAGAAAAAGTGCTACCTGTTTTATGAAGACAGTCCTTGGATGACATGGAATGACAGTCGACAGTACTGCAAAGATAAAAACGCAGATCTGGTTGTTATTGATGACCTGCAGGAACAG AAATTCATCAGTCAAAACACGAAGTACTACTATGACGAGTATCACGGATACTGGATGGGGCTGCAGAATAATGGCACCACATGGGTCTGGATTGATGGACACAAGGACACACTTCA GTACTGGAAGAATTTGTTCAGTTCAACACTTTATGCACTGACGATGCCTGGAAACAATCCCCAACAGAGCTGGAACTCaggaaataattattttctgaaCAAATTCATCTGTGAGGATGACAAAGTCCTGATAAGGTCCAATTAG